From a region of the Acinetobacter larvae genome:
- a CDS encoding ATP-binding cassette domain-containing protein, which translates to MTQTACVISQLDLMIQDRKILTSLNFQLYHGQCSALIGANGQGKSLLLSLLAQRTIPNISASGQIQWQTQFAYLAQLQRLDANTIAEALGVAVLAKHFKHIAQGQTDAEALDAVDGHWHLPILWQQLLQDAQLPTDLDYPIAQLSEGQRTKLALCQLFQFKQHYLLLDEPSNHLDQHSRAWLIKAIQQHPAGCLLVSHDRELLDQVQHIYALSQQQLHHVRGNYTHYQQQQQLQRAALEQRVADGQKQLTYMVQQQQQAQRKAEKRQQSGNKIRQSGSQAKILLDFKKEQAQQSMAARQKQFSQQHHKATTQLQAHQQQLFQVKAQRLQLLWGTQRKSAEILRCKHLQLPQLQHAAISFALNAGEKIQLAGNNGCGKSTLLALIAAQAICDTEKLYCAVDVLYIDQHFSMLDRTQSAVDNLRRLYPKPTDLHYRRLLGQLQLKAEKACCPLAQLSGGEQLKVALLYMSQISAEVGLLLLDEPENHLDIASKEILADAIRAYPGSVILVSHDRQFVRDCGIVKVYQLS; encoded by the coding sequence ATGACTCAGACTGCTTGTGTGATCTCTCAATTGGATTTAATGATCCAAGATCGAAAAATTTTAACATCCCTAAATTTTCAGTTATATCACGGACAATGTTCTGCCTTGATTGGTGCCAATGGTCAAGGTAAATCTCTCCTATTATCTTTATTGGCACAGCGTACCATACCGAATATAAGCGCTAGCGGACAAATACAGTGGCAGACTCAATTTGCCTATTTAGCTCAGCTACAACGCTTAGATGCCAATACCATCGCTGAAGCATTGGGTGTAGCGGTATTGGCTAAGCATTTTAAACATATTGCACAAGGACAGACCGATGCAGAAGCCTTAGATGCTGTTGATGGACATTGGCATTTGCCGATACTGTGGCAGCAGTTATTGCAAGATGCACAGTTACCGACAGATTTAGATTATCCTATTGCCCAGTTAAGTGAAGGTCAACGAACTAAATTGGCGTTATGTCAGTTATTTCAATTCAAGCAGCATTATTTATTATTGGATGAACCGAGTAACCATTTAGACCAGCATAGTCGCGCATGGTTAATCAAAGCAATACAGCAACATCCTGCCGGATGCCTGTTGGTCAGTCATGACCGAGAACTGCTCGATCAAGTTCAACATATTTATGCCTTATCACAACAGCAGCTACACCATGTTCGTGGGAACTATACACATTATCAGCAACAACAACAGTTACAACGCGCAGCACTTGAGCAACGGGTTGCGGATGGGCAGAAACAACTGACGTATATGGTGCAACAGCAGCAACAGGCACAACGTAAGGCAGAAAAAAGACAACAAAGCGGCAATAAAATTCGGCAGTCGGGTTCACAAGCCAAAATTTTATTGGATTTCAAAAAAGAACAAGCCCAACAATCAATGGCGGCACGGCAAAAGCAATTTTCCCAACAACACCATAAAGCAACCACGCAATTGCAGGCGCATCAACAACAGCTCTTTCAGGTTAAGGCACAGCGCTTGCAATTGCTATGGGGTACACAGCGTAAAAGCGCTGAGATTTTACGCTGCAAGCACTTACAACTGCCCCAACTTCAGCACGCCGCCATTAGCTTTGCCTTAAATGCTGGAGAAAAAATCCAGTTGGCGGGCAACAATGGTTGTGGCAAATCAACTTTATTGGCGCTAATTGCAGCACAGGCAATTTGCGATACAGAAAAGCTATATTGTGCGGTCGATGTACTTTATATCGATCAACATTTTAGTATGTTAGATCGCACACAAAGTGCTGTAGATAATCTACGACGGCTGTATCCGAAACCAACTGATTTGCACTATCGCCGTTTATTGGGGCAATTACAGCTCAAAGCAGAGAAAGCCTGCTGTCCGCTGGCTCAACTCAGTGGTGGAGAGCAATTAAAAGTTGCCCTACTCTATATGAGTCAGATCAGTGCTGAGGTGGGTTTATTATTATTGGATGAACCCGAAAATCACCTTGATATCGCATCAAAAGAAATACTAGCAGATGCCATACGGGCTTACCCTGGTAGCGTCATTTTAGTATCACACGATCGTCAGTTTGTTCGTGATTGTGGCATTGTGAAAGTCTATCAGCTGTCTTGA
- the tkt gene encoding transketolase, producing the protein MTTPLHERRIANAIRVLAMDAVQKANSGHPGAPMGMADIAEVVWREFLNHNPTNPQWPNRDRFVLSNGHGSMLHYALLHLTGYDLSLEDLKQFRQLHAKTPGHPEYGYAPGVETTTGPLGQGIANAVGFALAEKTLAAQFNTADFNVVDHFTYCFLGDGCLMEGISHEVCSLAGTLGLGKLIAYYDDNGISIDGEVEAWFSDDTEQRFLAYGWQVIRVDGHDAAAIHQATVDAKAESNKPSLIICKTVIGLGSPNKQGKEDCHGAPLGQDEIALTRQALGWAEAAFDIPADIYAAWDAKEKGKQSEAQWNTLFAQYQASYPSQAEQLLRRLTGDLPADFNDKANAYIAETNEKAETIASRKASQNALQAFGPLLPELLGGSADLAGSNLTLWKGCQSVEADAAGNYVHYGVREFGMTAIANGIALHGGFIPYVATFLMFMEYARNAVRMSALMKQRVIHVYTHDSIGLGEDGPTHQPVEQIASLRGTPNLNTWRPADTVETATAWKSALQRKDGPTALILSRQNLAFQNRDQAQIADIAKGAYILGQEKGELKAIIIATGSEVGLAMDAYAQLEGVRVVSMPCAEIFVQQDPAYREAVLPSHIRARVAIEAAHVDYWWKFVGLDGKVIGMQSYGESAPAKDLYQHFGITTDAVVAAVQELTA; encoded by the coding sequence ATGACAACCCCGCTTCATGAACGTCGTATTGCGAACGCTATTCGTGTATTGGCAATGGATGCTGTGCAAAAAGCTAATTCTGGTCACCCAGGTGCACCAATGGGAATGGCTGACATCGCCGAAGTGGTTTGGCGTGAATTCCTCAACCACAACCCAACCAATCCACAATGGCCAAACCGCGATCGTTTTGTGTTGTCAAATGGTCATGGCTCAATGCTGCATTATGCCTTATTGCATTTGACTGGTTATGACCTAAGTCTTGAAGATCTCAAACAATTCCGCCAGTTGCATGCTAAAACCCCAGGTCATCCAGAATACGGTTATGCGCCTGGTGTAGAAACTACAACTGGACCTTTAGGACAAGGTATTGCCAATGCTGTTGGTTTTGCCTTAGCAGAGAAAACCTTAGCTGCTCAATTCAATACCGCTGACTTCAATGTAGTGGACCACTTTACCTATTGCTTCTTGGGTGATGGTTGTTTAATGGAAGGTATTTCCCATGAAGTGTGTTCATTGGCGGGTACCCTAGGTTTAGGCAAACTCATTGCCTATTATGATGACAATGGCATTTCCATCGATGGTGAAGTTGAAGCATGGTTCTCTGATGATACTGAACAACGTTTCTTAGCCTATGGTTGGCAAGTGATTCGTGTTGACGGTCATGATGCCGCGGCAATTCACCAAGCAACAGTAGACGCCAAAGCAGAGTCCAACAAACCAAGTTTAATTATCTGTAAAACGGTGATTGGTCTAGGTTCTCCCAATAAACAAGGAAAAGAAGACTGTCACGGCGCACCATTGGGGCAAGATGAAATTGCATTAACGCGTCAAGCATTGGGCTGGGCTGAGGCTGCATTTGATATTCCTGCTGACATCTATGCGGCATGGGATGCCAAAGAAAAAGGCAAACAATCTGAAGCACAATGGAATACTTTGTTTGCTCAATACCAAGCAAGCTACCCAAGCCAAGCAGAACAATTGTTACGCCGTCTAACAGGTGATTTACCTGCGGATTTCAATGACAAAGCAAATGCTTATATTGCTGAAACCAATGAAAAAGCAGAAACGATTGCCAGTCGTAAAGCCAGTCAAAATGCATTGCAAGCATTCGGTCCATTGTTACCAGAACTGCTTGGCGGTTCAGCTGATCTGGCTGGATCAAACTTAACCCTGTGGAAGGGATGTCAAAGTGTTGAAGCTGATGCCGCAGGTAACTATGTCCACTATGGTGTACGCGAATTCGGTATGACCGCAATTGCCAATGGTATTGCACTACACGGCGGTTTTATTCCTTATGTAGCAACATTCCTAATGTTCATGGAATATGCACGTAATGCCGTACGTATGTCTGCCTTGATGAAACAACGTGTGATCCATGTTTATACCCATGACTCAATTGGTCTCGGTGAAGACGGTCCGACACACCAACCGGTTGAACAAATTGCATCATTACGTGGTACACCAAACCTCAACACTTGGCGTCCAGCAGATACTGTAGAAACGGCAACGGCATGGAAATCTGCATTACAACGTAAAGATGGTCCAACTGCCTTAATTTTATCGCGTCAAAACTTAGCATTCCAAAACCGTGATCAAGCCCAAATTGCCGATATCGCCAAAGGTGCTTATATTCTAGGTCAGGAAAAAGGCGAGCTAAAAGCAATTATTATTGCCACGGGTTCTGAAGTGGGTCTTGCCATGGATGCTTATGCGCAACTTGAAGGAGTTCGTGTAGTCTCTATGCCATGTGCTGAAATCTTTGTACAACAAGACCCTGCTTATCGTGAAGCAGTCTTGCCAAGCCATATACGTGCCCGTGTTGCAATCGAAGCTGCACATGTAGACTATTGGTGGAAGTTTGTCGGTCTGGATGGCAAAGTCATTGGTATGCAAAGCTATGGTGAATCTGCACCGGCCAAAGATTTATATCAACACTTTGGTATTACTACAGATGCAGTGGTTGCCGCGGTACAAGAATTAACCGCTTAA
- a CDS encoding LysR family transcriptional regulator produces the protein MMQLKSLQVFLTVIEQGSFSAAAQSLHTVQSNITNHIKKLEAELQCELISRQQPIRITSAGQQLQHYATQILQLHQDALNHFLHQNQQLPDVLNIGSMETTAAFRLPELFHQIKQQYPQLRLNVLSQPSRQLIDAVLAHELDCAFIANSHPLPNLYNLPIWQEKLVLVMAKHIELELCADQLMQHQFIVFRQGCSYRHSIENLLAYYNLPSSLMVEMGSLDGIMGCVSLGMGLSILPEAYVNHTRYSDRLKLVPIEEHIAQVTTYLIAQRPETWRSGMHAFMSYMQKH, from the coding sequence ATGATGCAATTGAAGTCATTACAAGTTTTTTTAACCGTCATCGAACAAGGTAGTTTTTCTGCGGCAGCACAAAGCTTACATACAGTTCAGTCGAATATTACCAATCACATCAAAAAACTTGAAGCTGAATTACAGTGTGAATTAATTAGTCGACAGCAACCGATTCGTATTACCAGCGCAGGGCAGCAACTACAGCATTATGCAACGCAAATTTTGCAGCTTCATCAAGATGCATTGAATCATTTTTTGCATCAAAACCAGCAACTGCCAGATGTGCTGAATATTGGCAGTATGGAAACCACCGCAGCTTTTCGTTTACCTGAGTTATTTCATCAAATCAAACAACAATACCCACAGCTGCGATTAAATGTATTAAGCCAACCGTCGCGACAATTAATCGATGCCGTGCTAGCACATGAGTTGGACTGTGCGTTTATTGCCAATAGCCATCCTTTGCCTAATTTATATAATTTACCGATCTGGCAAGAAAAACTGGTCTTGGTTATGGCCAAGCATATTGAACTGGAATTATGCGCCGATCAATTAATGCAGCATCAGTTTATTGTCTTTCGGCAAGGCTGTTCTTATCGGCACAGTATAGAAAACTTATTGGCTTATTATAATTTGCCCAGTAGTTTGATGGTTGAAATGGGCAGTTTAGATGGCATTATGGGCTGTGTATCCTTGGGCATGGGTTTATCCATTTTGCCCGAAGCCTATGTCAATCACACCCGTTATAGTGATCGGTTGAAATTAGTCCCCATCGAAGAGCATATTGCACAAGTTACCACCTATCTGATTGCTCAACGCCCAGAAACATGGCGCAGTGGCATGCATGCCTTTATGAGCTATATGCAAAAGCATTAG
- a CDS encoding YbfB/YjiJ family MFS transporter — protein sequence MKDFRYLCIIALGATCLGIGLFRFSYTALLALSVDLHWWSARFASYLASANLLGYLLGALLAFRAIPHAYIRQSVLFSALLGSLSLICCGIQAMPLYWYLCWRIISGVAGGLLMVLGPSYALQYVAQQHKNLFSFISFSGIGLGIVFSTTFLPLLAQQDLARAWFVLGILSFIISALIFWGLRQHASQLLSLKQQQPSQSQDHPLQRQPSIPQSMQQAAARTLNARHYRIAGLIIFCYALSAIAYIPHSLFWVDYLIHHLDLSVQYANRQWMFYGFGSMLGALLTYLLLRRFSLKTAMCCLYSSYGLAIALPAFCQQAWAISLSSITTGMLNPAIVSLSSSLLAAYLGITHHRSFWGMATIAFAVAQLIGGLLMSYLRDLQFDYQQLFLFAAALMVIAFLCSLSLQAMTDLSAKQQESKR from the coding sequence GTGAAGGATTTTAGATATTTATGCATTATTGCATTGGGGGCAACCTGTTTAGGAATAGGGTTATTCCGTTTTTCATATACCGCACTCTTGGCTTTGAGCGTCGACCTACATTGGTGGAGTGCCCGTTTCGCCAGTTATTTAGCCAGCGCTAATTTGTTGGGATATTTACTCGGCGCACTGTTGGCATTTCGTGCTATTCCCCATGCTTATATTCGGCAGAGTGTCTTATTCTCCGCGTTATTGGGCAGTTTGAGTTTAATCTGTTGTGGAATTCAAGCCATGCCACTGTATTGGTATTTATGCTGGCGGATTATCTCTGGCGTTGCTGGCGGTTTATTGATGGTACTCGGTCCAAGTTATGCGCTGCAATATGTGGCACAACAACATAAAAACTTATTCAGTTTTATTAGCTTTAGTGGTATTGGTTTGGGAATAGTATTTAGCACAACCTTTTTACCACTTCTAGCGCAGCAAGACCTAGCACGTGCATGGTTTGTATTGGGGATTTTAAGTTTTATCATCAGTGCCTTAATATTTTGGGGCTTGCGGCAACATGCCTCGCAGTTACTGTCTTTAAAACAGCAACAACCGTCGCAATCACAGGATCACCCCTTACAACGACAGCCTTCAATCCCCCAATCTATGCAACAGGCTGCTGCGAGGACATTAAATGCGCGTCATTATCGTATCGCTGGGCTGATTATTTTCTGCTATGCCTTAAGTGCTATTGCGTATATTCCCCATTCATTATTTTGGGTAGATTATCTCATACACCATTTAGATTTAAGCGTTCAATATGCGAATCGCCAATGGATGTTTTATGGTTTTGGTTCCATGCTCGGTGCCTTACTCACGTATTTATTATTAAGACGCTTTAGCCTAAAAACTGCAATGTGCTGCCTGTATAGCAGCTATGGACTGGCAATCGCCTTGCCTGCATTTTGCCAGCAAGCGTGGGCAATTAGTCTATCTTCTATCACGACAGGAATGTTAAATCCTGCAATCGTCTCTTTAAGTTCTAGTTTATTGGCTGCTTATCTTGGCATAACACATCATCGCAGTTTTTGGGGAATGGCAACCATCGCCTTCGCCGTTGCTCAGCTGATTGGTGGTTTATTGATGAGTTATTTACGAGACCTACAATTTGATTATCAACAATTGTTTTTATTTGCCGCTGCGCTCATGGTCATTGCCTTTTTATGTAGTTTGAGTTTACAGGCAATGACTGATCTATCAGCTAAACAACAGGAGTCTAAAAGATGA
- a CDS encoding SMP-30/gluconolactonase/LRE family protein, which produces MKLKIHHLSSALAVFMLLNSAYSHAATTTSDHTTRAQHDFKIERISKKLTQLIPSNAQLKLLSNASAWAEGPIVLQNGQLIWSDIVNNRVLTWNLQQQTQTWLSPAQFQNGHAIDQQGRLLAASHGKRAIERLDHQGKWEILVDLYGDKKLNSPNDLIVDRDGEIWFTDPTFGIKKANEGYGGNAVIGGEYSYRFNPKTQQLTQLVTPDVHTPNGIALSPDQKTLYISDAAAAHDANHQSRHIVAYALDQHKNLSKGHRLIDLKTGIPDGLKVDAKGNIWATSGNKIFIISAQGEQLGVLEFSHPVANLVFATTPDQQKVIYITGDRYLYQLNVLVDGALKAPH; this is translated from the coding sequence ATGAAATTAAAAATACATCATTTAAGTTCGGCGCTTGCAGTATTTATGCTACTCAATTCAGCATATAGTCATGCAGCTACGACTACCAGCGATCACACAACACGCGCGCAGCATGATTTTAAAATCGAGCGGATATCTAAGAAATTAACACAATTAATCCCCAGCAACGCACAGTTAAAGTTATTATCCAATGCAAGTGCTTGGGCAGAAGGTCCTATTGTTTTACAGAATGGTCAACTGATTTGGAGTGATATCGTCAATAACCGGGTATTAACATGGAACCTACAGCAACAAACCCAGACATGGTTATCCCCTGCACAATTTCAAAATGGTCATGCCATTGATCAACAAGGGCGTTTATTGGCTGCATCTCATGGTAAACGTGCGATTGAGCGTTTAGATCATCAAGGGAAATGGGAAATACTGGTTGATCTCTATGGTGACAAGAAACTCAATAGTCCCAATGACCTCATTGTAGATCGTGACGGCGAGATCTGGTTTACTGACCCCACATTTGGGATTAAAAAAGCCAATGAAGGTTATGGTGGGAATGCTGTCATCGGAGGCGAATATAGCTATCGTTTTAATCCCAAAACGCAGCAATTGACCCAACTTGTCACGCCAGATGTTCATACGCCCAATGGTATTGCTTTAAGTCCAGATCAAAAAACGCTATATATTTCTGATGCTGCTGCCGCACATGATGCCAATCATCAATCGCGACATATTGTCGCCTATGCGCTGGATCAGCATAAAAACTTAAGCAAAGGGCATAGATTAATAGACCTTAAAACAGGTATTCCGGATGGCTTAAAAGTCGATGCCAAGGGGAATATATGGGCGACTTCAGGGAATAAGATTTTTATTATTTCTGCCCAAGGTGAGCAATTGGGTGTGCTGGAATTTTCTCACCCCGTCGCCAATTTAGTTTTTGCCACCACCCCAGATCAACAAAAAGTCATTTATATCACAGGCGACCGTTATCTTTACCAACTCAATGTACTCGTTGATGGCGCGCTAAAAGCCCCTCATTAA
- a CDS encoding ABC transporter ATP-binding protein yields MLQWFEKRVDPYPSKDLNKPLPTSFFAFVWSAASGLKRFLLLLVILTAATASFEALFFSQIGHLVDWLSQSSPDTFLSKHRNNLIILLSVLLAQVFFASAQSIIRHQILYSTFPMRLRWRFHNLLLLQSVDFFNSDFAGRLSAKVFQTALAVREFWVILGDILTYVLIYFVTISVVLAAVSPILLIPLVIWLLLFICNAIYFIPRLSKISKKQADARAVMTGRITDAYTNIQTVKLFAHAGRETQYAKQSMQTFMRTVYVQMRYGTYYEICTLLLTVVLFAGVLGTAVYLWLQGLAAVGVIAAATAMVLKLSSMTGFLLWQTTALFENVGTIQDGMKTLGKTIAVQDRPHAPALEVKAGQISFDDVSFSYNDKKVIDHFNLTISPGEKIGIVGRSGAGKSTLIQLLLRFYDLQQGKICIDGQNIKDISQDSLRRNIAMVTQDTSLLHRTVAENILYGRPDASVAEMKKAVQLAKAEDFIENLSDLRGQKGYDAYVGERGVKLSGGQRQRIAIARVFLKDAPILILDEATSALDSEVEAAIQASLDQLMADKTVIAIAHRLSTIAQMDRLIVMDQGHIAEQGTHEQLIAMNGIYAKLWKRQTGGFLTPNDHVESKE; encoded by the coding sequence ATGCTGCAGTGGTTTGAAAAGCGCGTTGATCCTTATCCCAGTAAAGATTTAAACAAACCATTACCCACAAGTTTCTTTGCCTTTGTATGGAGTGCTGCCAGTGGCTTAAAACGGTTTCTATTGTTATTGGTCATTTTAACGGCTGCAACTGCCAGTTTTGAGGCATTATTCTTTTCGCAGATTGGTCATTTGGTTGATTGGCTCAGTCAATCAAGTCCAGATACTTTCTTAAGCAAACATCGCAATAACCTCATTATTTTATTGTCTGTTCTGTTGGCACAAGTATTTTTTGCCAGCGCACAATCCATCATTCGTCATCAAATTTTATATAGTACTTTTCCAATGCGTTTGCGTTGGCGCTTTCACAATTTACTGTTATTGCAAAGCGTAGATTTTTTTAATAGTGACTTTGCTGGGCGTTTATCTGCCAAAGTCTTTCAAACAGCATTGGCTGTCCGTGAGTTTTGGGTGATTTTGGGGGATATCCTCACTTATGTTTTAATTTACTTTGTCACCATTAGTGTGGTACTGGCCGCGGTTTCTCCAATTTTACTGATACCTTTAGTCATCTGGTTGCTCTTGTTTATATGCAACGCTATTTATTTTATTCCACGTTTAAGCAAGATTTCCAAGAAACAGGCAGATGCCCGTGCGGTTATGACCGGGCGAATTACCGATGCCTATACCAATATTCAAACAGTAAAACTTTTTGCGCATGCTGGACGTGAAACCCAATATGCCAAACAGTCTATGCAAACCTTTATGCGCACAGTGTATGTGCAAATGCGTTATGGGACCTATTATGAGATCTGTACGCTGTTACTGACGGTGGTATTGTTTGCTGGCGTGCTGGGAACTGCGGTCTATCTATGGTTACAAGGTTTGGCTGCTGTTGGTGTGATTGCTGCCGCAACGGCGATGGTACTTAAACTCAGCAGTATGACTGGGTTTTTATTGTGGCAAACCACAGCGTTATTTGAAAATGTCGGTACCATCCAAGATGGTATGAAAACTTTAGGCAAAACAATTGCCGTACAAGATCGCCCGCATGCGCCAGCGCTAGAGGTCAAAGCGGGTCAGATCAGTTTTGATGATGTCAGTTTTTCCTATAATGATAAAAAAGTCATTGATCATTTTAATTTAACCATTTCTCCTGGAGAAAAAATTGGTATTGTCGGTCGTTCTGGTGCTGGCAAATCAACCCTCATCCAACTGTTGTTGCGTTTTTATGATCTGCAACAAGGTAAAATTTGCATCGATGGTCAAAATATCAAAGACATTAGTCAAGATAGTTTAAGACGTAATATTGCCATGGTGACGCAAGATACTTCTTTATTGCATCGTACTGTAGCAGAAAATATTTTATATGGTCGTCCCGATGCCAGCGTAGCGGAGATGAAAAAAGCGGTACAACTGGCAAAGGCAGAAGATTTTATTGAAAATCTCAGTGATTTACGCGGTCAAAAAGGCTATGACGCTTATGTTGGTGAGCGTGGAGTGAAACTCTCTGGTGGGCAACGACAACGGATTGCAATTGCTCGTGTGTTCTTAAAAGATGCACCTATCTTAATTTTAGACGAAGCCACCAGTGCCTTAGATTCAGAAGTTGAGGCTGCGATTCAAGCCAGTCTTGATCAATTGATGGCAGATAAAACCGTAATTGCGATTGCGCATCGGTTATCGACCATTGCACAAATGGACCGTTTAATTGTTATGGATCAAGGTCATATTGCTGAACAAGGCACACATGAACAATTAATTGCTATGAATGGGATCTATGCAAAATTATGGAAACGTCAAACGGGTGGTTTTTTAACACCGAATGACCATGTTGAATCTAAGGAGTAA
- a CDS encoding MaoC family dehydratase produces MLYLEDLNVGDRFESRAYEMSLDEILQFAGQYDPQAFHTDPQQAAEHPVFQGLAASGWHTAAVTMRLWTECFPVAYGLIGSEANIRWPKPTRPGDQLRVVVEIAAITPSKSKDDRAIVSYITQTFNQNDDVMMISTTKILVFRRGAFAESAEQ; encoded by the coding sequence ATGTTGTATCTAGAAGACTTAAACGTTGGCGATCGTTTTGAAAGTCGCGCCTATGAAATGTCTTTGGATGAGATTTTACAATTTGCGGGACAATATGACCCACAAGCTTTTCATACCGACCCACAACAAGCAGCAGAACACCCTGTATTTCAAGGCTTAGCCGCAAGCGGTTGGCATACGGCTGCTGTGACCATGCGCTTATGGACAGAATGTTTTCCTGTAGCCTATGGTTTGATTGGTTCTGAGGCCAATATTCGTTGGCCTAAGCCCACACGCCCTGGCGATCAACTTCGTGTCGTTGTCGAAATTGCCGCGATTACGCCGTCTAAAAGCAAAGATGACCGTGCTATCGTCAGTTATATAACCCAAACTTTTAATCAAAATGATGATGTCATGATGATTTCAACCACCAAAATTTTAGTATTTCGCCGTGGTGCTTTTGCTGAAAGCGCTGAACAATAA
- the gcvH gene encoding glycine cleavage system protein GcvH, which produces MNHPSELKYAVTHEWVRVEGDLVITGISDHAQDALGDLVYVEIPELNREVTAGEAVGVVESVKTASDIHAPVSGVVVEVNTALEDDPDFINDEPYGKGWIYKIKISNPAELEQLLSHTAYEAGL; this is translated from the coding sequence ATGAACCACCCTTCAGAGCTTAAATATGCCGTAACCCATGAATGGGTACGTGTTGAAGGAGATCTTGTGATTACAGGGATCAGCGATCATGCACAAGATGCTTTGGGGGATTTGGTCTATGTTGAAATCCCTGAACTCAATCGTGAAGTGACTGCTGGTGAAGCTGTTGGTGTGGTTGAATCGGTTAAAACCGCATCCGATATTCATGCCCCAGTATCGGGTGTGGTGGTTGAAGTAAATACTGCACTTGAAGATGATCCAGATTTTATTAACGATGAACCTTATGGTAAGGGCTGGATTTATAAAATAAAAATATCCAATCCTGCCGAGCTAGAACAATTATTAAGCCATACTGCTTATGAAGCTGGGCTTTAA
- the cysK gene encoding cysteine synthase A, translating to MSNQSQFPHIENAGIAVYNNNAEAIGNTPLIRIQRAIQSPATVLAKIEGRNPAFSVKCRVGAALIADAEAKGLLKPGVHIVEPTSGNTGIALAFVAAAKGYAITLTMPASMSIERRKVLKALGANLLLTDPAKGMKGAVDEAQRLFDENPGQYFLPQQFENPANPQIHEESTGPEIWEATGGKVDILISGVGTGGTITGISRYFEKVKNQALYSVAVEPAESPIIGQAKRGESLTPGPHKIQGIGANFIPKNLDLDLVDEVIAIPSAEAIEWARKSATQEGILVGISSGAALAAAAQLAQRPENAGKTIVVILPDGAERYLSSVLFEDISAE from the coding sequence ATGAGCAATCAGTCACAGTTCCCACATATTGAAAACGCTGGTATTGCAGTTTATAACAACAATGCTGAAGCGATTGGTAATACTCCTCTTATTCGTATTCAACGTGCCATTCAAAGCCCTGCAACAGTATTGGCTAAAATAGAAGGTCGTAATCCGGCATTCTCGGTAAAGTGTCGTGTGGGTGCAGCATTGATTGCTGATGCTGAAGCCAAAGGCTTGTTGAAGCCCGGCGTACATATCGTTGAACCCACCAGTGGTAATACGGGGATTGCTTTGGCCTTTGTTGCCGCAGCCAAAGGCTATGCTATTACCTTAACCATGCCTGCCAGCATGAGTATCGAACGCCGTAAAGTCTTAAAAGCGCTTGGTGCAAATTTGCTACTGACCGATCCTGCCAAGGGTATGAAAGGGGCAGTCGATGAAGCACAACGTTTATTCGATGAAAACCCAGGGCAATATTTCTTACCGCAACAGTTCGAAAACCCAGCCAACCCACAAATCCATGAAGAAAGCACAGGACCTGAAATCTGGGAAGCGACAGGTGGTAAAGTTGATATTTTAATATCAGGTGTCGGTACAGGGGGAACCATTACAGGAATTTCACGCTATTTTGAGAAAGTAAAAAATCAAGCGTTATATTCTGTTGCGGTTGAACCCGCAGAATCACCAATTATCGGTCAAGCCAAACGTGGTGAAAGCTTAACGCCGGGACCCCATAAAATCCAAGGCATTGGCGCGAACTTTATCCCTAAAAACCTTGATTTAGATTTAGTTGATGAAGTTATTGCAATTCCAAGTGCTGAAGCAATTGAATGGGCACGTAAATCTGCCACACAAGAGGGCATTTTGGTCGGTATTTCCAGTGGTGCTGCATTGGCTGCTGCTGCGCAGCTGGCACAACGACCTGAAAATGCGGGCAAAACCATTGTTGTGATCTTACCTGATGGTGCTGAGCGCTATTTATCTTCTGTTTTATTTGAAGATATTTCAGCAGAATAA